In Chitinophaga oryzae, the sequence GCAATAAGGGCACCAACTGCCGCGAAAAAAAGCCACTATCACTTTCCCGTTTTTTAGCAGTTCTTTTAACGCTATGGCTTTACTATTCATATTTAACAGGTTAAAATCAGGAAACTTTTCGCCTGTTCCGATACTGCTTTCCTCAATGCCCTGCGCTTTCAGTTCGTGAATTGACTGGCCGAATATCGCCAGGACTTCTGAAGGAAGTTGTTTTACTAAATTTTCATTCAGTTCATTAATCTGTTGCTCTAAACTTTTCATATCCTGCTGTTTAATTTTAGCAAAGTTTTGAAACCAAAAGCAGAACTGCAATACCGCATATAATTATCCCTATGGGATAA encodes:
- a CDS encoding redoxin family protein, producing the protein MKSLEQQINELNENLVKQLPSEVLAIFGQSIHELKAQGIEESSIGTGEKFPDFNLLNMNSKAIALKELLKNGKVIVAFFRGSWCPYCAVGI